DNA from Plasmodium yoelii strain 17X genome assembly, chromosome: 13:
TCCTCTAAAACTGGGTTCGTATCATCAAATCTTAGTAACATTTTTccttcatatatatttgcataataattatttaaaaatgcaGCTTTTATATGACCAATGTGTAAATAACCTGACGGTTCAGGTGGAAATCGAGTAACAACTTTCCCTTTTTCTGCATTTTGCAATTTTCCTTCATAAGATGACAAAGATGTTCCACCTACTTTTGTGTTACTTTTATTTGGATGAGTAGAAGATTTGTCTTCATTATTTCCTGACTTTTTATTACCATAATTTGttgtattaaatattttttcttttattttcaaattttgtACTAATTCAGCATCATGAGTTATATGGTCATGTAACAAAGATTTTATCAGCTTAAACCatctattaatatttttatattgttttggatattttaaatttgtaGTTATATTACCACTAAAATATTTGTGcatttcataatatatatatatatcagaaagggttaaataatgaaaagataaaaatgtgtTAAGATATAAATGTTTGTTAATATGTTCACATATaggtattatatttttttcgatatCTTTATTTCGTAAAAAATCAATCCATTCATTATATTGTGCTTGGAAAAATACATTAGTTATTATAttcttattaatattttctctATAGCTTGTAAAATagtataaatttgtttttaataaaaaatcaagATTAATTGCAAAAATTTTATCACTACTTATTACACTATTATTAGTATTAACATTTTTCCTACTTTCATCAGCTACactattttttacaaattcgatttttatatcttctaCGATTGTTTTgtcatttataaaatttacgCATATTTCTTCGATCTTTTTATCGTTCAGATTGTTggctgtttttttttttatattattctgGTATATATTGAATACAGTTCTACATAAAAATGGGTAGTTCTTACCataataaatgtttattttgctatcttttatcattttttattatttcttattatttcttattatttcTCTTTTCTATCGTTTTTTTtgatgtatataaattatatatacgaATGTATTAACACTTGAAAAATAGCATTTACTTTGGCTAGTAATGCATTACTGTTTTGCCTGCACAATGCAGGTTGTCTGTTCTAATAATATTATccaaaaagaataaaaatattatataggGATATGCATAAAcgtttgtatatataacaaaaataatctTTTGATTTTAACAAACTTAAGCACATAAATCGactttgttattttatttacttCTTTTCGttcttttcctttttatttaactcttactatttttttttattttttattttttatttttttttttttactttatttttttttttttttttcgctcGTTATTTTAGCTAGTGTAAGAACTTCAAAAGGGTAGCATTTATTCAAAGGATGTAAATTTAattagttttatataatgtagaatgaagaacaaaaaaataattacagcgaatttaattataaagtatattcatataaaaataatatttatgtatatagaatatatattaatatgggcttgtaaataattaatataaatattcgtatatatatataaaaaaaacatgatactaattaaatgataaattgtgtattgttaataaaataatgcgtatatttattttttctatatttcaTAATATGGGGATATATTTACAGAAACCCGAAATagcataatataaaaatagcacataaaaatatatgtaatataaataatatagtaTTACATACATGCTTATATACCaacttaaattttatttttttgtgagtataaaattataaagtaTAATTGTGTACTAAGTTGAGAAtgtttatacattttttatttaatcagtatatccatttattataacaatatttatttcaggtattttttgtattatttatttgaatgattatattttttttatttaatactaTACTGTTTTCccaatattttaaatattaaaaatattaatattttattttagttCCCttcttataaataaaaatgattggAAAAGAAAGGAAAGCAAAATGTTGCAGCATATTAGAAAGCTGCTGTTAATATAGTTATGAAATAATATGTGATTCTCCTCtataaattgttaaaaaattaaataagtatttaaaaaaattaaataagtATTTTCACATGTTCTTTATGTGAAACCCATTGGAATGTATTTGATTACAAACACAAAGAGGCATAccacatttatattttatatttttttaaaaaaaacaaaaagggtttaaacaaaatatacataataaaaaattaaatatattataatagtgaaattcttaaaaaaaataaataaatattagaGCCCATTAAATATTGTAATATGTAATAAGggttaataaaaaagagaTTATGAGATATATCGGTTAgagtttatttttataagttaAAGATTTATCAGTAAGATTGTagaatatgataaaataggTAAGAATTAatagataatgaaaatatataatttgtgaAAAAGACAttttatatcataaaaataatagtgtATATGTGGGTCTACACATTATGGTATAAAATATGGttattgtatataataaGAGTTGAGGttgtgttttattttaaaatgggtagtgtttattttttttttatattattgattttaaataatgattACTAAAATGTGAACGGATATTATGGGTTTATATTGATacttttttgttaaatttgACTGATATTTTTGTGAAATTTGACTGATTTTTTTGTGAAATTTGACTGATTTTTTTGTGAAATTTGACTGATATTTTTGTGAAAATTGACTGATATTTTTGTGTATTATTCTTATCGggataaatatatgttaataataaaaataagaacatatgatacaaaataaaaaaaaaaatgcatacacattatatatatagtataagtcaatatatgaaattttCTTGAACACataatatatgcacatacatatttattgtgaagatataatttttttatataaatttttttgatttttagCATTAACAAAATATGGCAAACTTATTTGATATAACATAAGGttttatttatacagtattttgCATATTACTTTAAGATCATGTGTTAATAAAGTGTGTTAAAATATAGTTTAATATCATTAAGGacattttatgatattaatatttattccctttatatgcttaaattttttatttaaaaatatagggaaaatataaatatggtaTTTTGagctatatttataattttttttttttttttttttttatttgtatgtgtataatattagtatcattatactatttatatttattgggaatataataatatttttttatacattttgggatttaattttttttcacaaattCAATTTGAATACAATAAATCAGAAAAaggacaatttttttaacgaATATGAAAAaggacaatttttttaacgaATAGGAAAAAGatcaatttaataataaaaacattatTTGTGCAAATATATATGTCTAGAATTTTGTAAAAggaatgtaaatatatatatatatttactgTGTATGTAGGACAtgaattaaattaaaaaaaaaaaaaaaaagagtaTAATTTTTAAGGTGAATATTATAAGTATTGAAAtgtaaatgtataaaaatatgtaagcAATGTGTGCTTATATGAATAAACCAAATTTGTGTAATTCCGTGATGTTATTAAAAGGTTctgataaattattttatgataatttaataaatttagatGAAAGATTAAaactaaataataattttaacgaaaatagatataatgaaaattgtaataaaagCTTTGTAAGAAATAATAGACGGTTTAAAACTGAGCCttctaaaatttttaataaaaatacaaaatcaTCAGGTTAttctttttttcaaaatatttttggtTTCTCAAAAAGCGTTTCTCATAAAGAAAATCTGGAAAACGACAAAACCGAACTAAATGGAACCGACACAGGCGAGAGCGACCAAAGCGGAAGAAGCGAAAAAAGCGGAAAAGGCGGAAAAAGCGAAAAAAGCGGAAAAGGCGGAAAAAGCGAAAAAAGCGAAAAGAATGAAAATGGCGAAAGTGGCGGTGGGGGCAAGCTGTATATAAACGGGTTAGCTAGCCAAATTGACAATAATTTGtcgaataaaaaatatgagcTCACTGGTTATACTGGACtggatgataaaaatgatatgaACGAAGAAaaatgtgtaaaaaaaaaagagaaagaaATAAATTCATTAGATAAGAGAATGGTAAATAGTTATGTAATATCTGacgtttttttaaaaaaaaatataaaatctataattgtatataataCAGGAGGAATTGATATAGAACTGATTGAAAATGAAAACCCtgaatttttatatcataCATATACAGGAAATAGAAtatctaatatatattataattatgatgataaaattaaGGAAAAAGATAGTTACAATGAAAGATGTAATGATGATATAAAAGGAAATCGtagtaatagtaataaaatattttgtatgGAAAAAGAAGAATTGAATTGTCCAAATGATTGTAATCAAAATTGTGATATTAATTCGTCTATATCTAGTTtatcaataaatatatctgaaaaaaaaaaatataaaaaatattattatataggaGAATCTTTTAATAACATGCGAAATGGTTGGGGaatgttaatatataatgatagAGTTATATTCGAAGGGGAATATAAAATGGATAATGCAATaggttattttattaaatataatgaatattCAACAGAAATTGGATATAGGAGCCCTATAAGTATAAAATCGGTAATTATTATGAGTGATAGTGATAATTTCATAATTCAAAATAAGTCTGAACATTTAAATGGTGATtgtaatgatgatgatgatgataatggcaatgataatgatgatggtgacaaaattaagaaaaataacaaaaataataatttgtcaAATGTGCTCATTTGTAATAATGAACATAGCATATGTAATAAAactttttcaaattttgaagaaacatataatttagaaaaattaaaagataaaaataataattcatattCTTATCATAAAATAGACAAAAATTGTGATGCatcctttaaaaaaaacCATAACtctattaaaaaattttctaCACAATTTTGTAAAAGTGGTTTGGAAAGCAACGATTATATTGGTATAAACAAATTTGCTGATTCTACTTCAGCATGCCATATAGCTAGAGGAGGCAATTCCCCAAAATTAACAGATTTGACCAATTCAACCAATTCGACCAATTTAGCCAATTCAACCAATTTAAATGTCGTATCCAATTATATTCGGAAAAATAGCAAACATAAAACGACTCCAGCACAATcactaaattatttaaaaccccctaatatgaattttataaaaaataatattttcttaaataaaaatattaaaaaaagtgaaaaaattttaagaaaaaaaaaaaaaaaaacaacttCACATACATTTACaccaataaatattattgtaACTTCTTTTGATAGTGATGATAATATTGGGGATCCTGATTGTATGGATTCTgacattataatgaaaaaaagtgAGGTAGAAAAAGATAGAGAAGATAAGACAAATTGTAGTGATTATGAACATGACGAAAGTAATAATTATGGAAACTATTTTGATACAATTAATGAaagagtaaaaaaaaatactttagATGTAGAAATTTatgatgaatataaaaatttgatatgtgcaaatataaataacgataattttgtatttaaaaataatgaaattgcAATATTTGACAAATTTATAGAAAAtcaaaatgttaataatgaCAAGGGGTGGGAAAATCATATCATGAGGAAGACAATATGTGAagaaaattttaaagtagATAAGATATTAAATGAGGGCGATTTTACTATTAGTACAGATGCAGTAGATGCAGATAATGATTATGCAGACATTCTAGAACCCACAATCGATAATGATAAGCATTGCACCAAGTTAGAAGCGAGTCTAAAAGGGGGAGGCGAGGGCAGATGTGGTGAGAGTGGCGATGGCAGATGCGGCGAGAGTGGAGGGGGCGATGGGGAAAGAAAGTTTTGTAAGTTTCTAAAAAGGGAAATGAGGAAAAAGTTAAGAGGAGCTACATTTCCAGAAACACATGATGATAGACAAAAAAActgttttctttttattgATGATTATTTAACTTCAAACAATTATAAGTTTGATAAAATAAGTAATGATATTAGATTAAGAGCAtctgattataataaatggTCAGTTAATATGTTATATAACTTTTTGAAAATGATAggattaaaaaaagaagcttatttatttaaaataaataaaattagaggatatcatatattaaaaataactgaTAATGAACTCAAAAaacttaatataaataatcaaTATACTAGAAAATTTATTCTTTCTGTTTTTCGTTTTTTAGTTAATTCTATTGATAGTGCAGATCCattatcattaaattttaacaCAAGTAAAAAATTcacatttaataaaattaaaaatatatctaataatgatataattatattaaataaaataggaGGTGGCAGTTATGCACAAGTATTTAGAGGAAAATATAAAGGAAAAATAATTGCTTGTAAATTGTTTGTATATAATACTAGAGAATTAAGTGAAGAAAGCTATTGTGAAAGTTATATATCGACTCCTAGATCTACTCaccaatatatttttccaaaaatttttaaaaacatgCCAAGTGCAGACTCAGAAGTAGGAGATCCCAGTCACGATGTTGATTCGATAAGAAGTGATGATTTAGAAAAAATTGGGAAAAACTTCGAACAAATTGGGAAAAACTTCGAAAGGGGCGATGGTGATTTTCCAAAGGTGCTAACCAATTTGTGCACATTgcaaagaaataaaaaaataaaaaaaatggcaaATTTGGAAATATTTCGATATTTTCCAACACCTATAAAATATCGAAATTATGAagcaaaaattttatattcattacaAAATTGTAAACATGTCATAAAATTATTGGGGGTTTGTAGTTTAGGGCAAGGAGAAGAATCACTAATTTTACAATATTGTCCAGGAGGAAgtttagaaaaatatatatattatgatgaaaaaaaaaaaataaataaacaaaataaacattTATCAAGACCCCAAGTTGTTAAAATTTTTCAGCAAATAGCTAAAGGAATGTATGAAATACattctaataattttttccatcgtgatattaaattatctaatatattattagatgaaaataaaaatgctaTTATATCTGATTTTGGGTTATCTACATATTTTTCGTTAAATGATAGTCCAAGTGCATATGCTATTTatggaaatattttttatgcagCTCCTGAAGTTTTAAAAGGTGAGGGTTTTTTTAAAGAATCAGATGTATGGTCATTTGGTGTTAGTCTTTGGGAAgctttaacaaaaaaaattgcatATGATGGTTTATCATCTTCTGAAACATTTTGCAAAATATCATCAGGCGAATTACATTTACCAATACCAAATGACATTCCTAAAGATTTGTCagatttattaaaaagtgTCCTTGAATATGATTTTACAAAAAGACCCCTATTTGATGTTATAGCTCGAAAGTTAGAACAAATATGGGAGGCAGCTGAAAAGCGGTTGCACTTTGATATGATTTCCTTTTTGGATGGATGAgttaggaaaaaaaaataaaaaaaaaaacacgaaataaaataatacgaaataataaaatcatacgaaataataaaatcatacgaaataataaaatcatacgaaataataaaaccTTTGCTTCGACAAATTTTGTCTAAATTGAGCAAATAAAATTcgtataatatatgtaactATTTGTAGGGAGACTTTTAGTGCGCGTTACTCCCAGTTGGCAATAAAACGTTGTCAGAATTGtatgcatatgcatatgtatatttatatttatatatttatatatttatacatttacGTATACATATTTACGTATACATTTACGTATACATTTACGTAATAGATGGCAGCAGTGTTCATTAGTGTAAagtttgtttatttttattctattattccaatataaaatagatatatcaattatatattctattGGGGGTGATAGGAAATTGTTGtagtattttttatattacctttcttttttgttttattttgtgcacatttttatacaatataaaatatacataattattatttttttttatcatgtaTTAACACaatttatgtattatttttttgcttttttttttttttaatttaaaaaaagagagatacaatattttttaattagcATGttgtcattttattttatttattcattttaacCAACATGTAGTAAATACTATTTTTCtccaaaaattataataatatatatatgatcatATTTTAGTGTTATatcaaacaaataaaacTTGAATtgttttgttaattttttttaaaaatgtaaagataATATAGTTGTTTGGGTTATTCTTCTATatataatggaaaaaaaaaaaaaaaaaaaaaaaaaaaaatatgccaacttttagataaataaaatgatattattttaataagtATAGAATGTACTTAatgatttataaaaatatattttactaattcgaataatatatatatatatttatttgtttgtttatttgcttatttttacttttttctttttatttatgatgGTTGAACTAAGCAATGACGAAGCCATAAGCTTTTTAAAACAGGCACTACATGAAGTAACAATAATTGAGAAAATACACACacagaaaatatataaattataaatatgatttttatttaattaaattattatgatttgtttataaatttaga
Protein-coding regions in this window:
- a CDS encoding tyrosine kinase-like protein, putative, with the protein product MCAYMNKPNLCNSVMLLKGSDKLFYDNLINLDERLKLNNNFNENRYNENCNKSFVRNNRRFKTEPSKIFNKNTKSSGYSFFQNIFGFSKSVSHKENLENDKTELNGTDTGESDQSGRSEKSGKGGKSEKSGKGGKSEKSEKNENGESGGGGKLYINGLASQIDNNLSNKKYELTGYTGLDDKNDMNEEKCVKKKEKEINSLDKRMVNSYVISDVFLKKNIKSIIVYNTGGIDIELIENENPEFLYHTYTGNRISNIYYNYDDKIKEKDSYNERCNDDIKGNRSNSNKIFCMEKEELNCPNDCNQNCDINSSISSLSINISEKKKYKKYYYIGESFNNMRNGWGMLIYNDRVIFEGEYKMDNAIGYFIKYNEYSTEIGYRSPISIKSVIIMSDSDNFIIQNKSEHLNGDCNDDDDDNGNDNDDGDKIKKNNKNNNLSNVLICNNEHSICNKTFSNFEETYNLEKLKDKNNNSYSYHKIDKNCDASFKKNHNSIKKFSTQFCKSGLESNDYIGINKFADSTSACHIARGGNSPKLTDLTNSTNSTNLANSTNLNVVSNYIRKNSKHKTTPAQSLNYLKPPNMNFIKNNIFLNKNIKKSEKILRKKKKKTTSHTFTPINIIVTSFDSDDNIGDPDCMDSDIIMKKSEVEKDREDKTNCSDYEHDESNNYGNYFDTINERVKKNTLDVEIYDEYKNLICANINNDNFVFKNNEIAIFDKFIENQNVNNDKGWENHIMRKTICEENFKVDKILNEGDFTISTDAVDADNDYADILEPTIDNDKHCTKLEASLKGGGEGRCGESGDGRCGESGGGDGERKFCKFLKREMRKKLRGATFPETHDDRQKNCFLFIDDYLTSNNYKFDKISNDIRLRASDYNKWSVNMLYNFLKMIGLKKEAYLFKINKIRGYHILKITDNELKKLNINNQYTRKFILSVFRFLVNSIDSADPLSLNFNTSKKFTFNKIKNISNNDIIILNKIGGGSYAQVFRGKYKGKIIACKLFVYNTRELSEESYCESYISTPRSTHQYIFPKIFKNMPSADSEVGDPSHDVDSIRSDDLEKIGKNFEQIGKNFERGDGDFPKVLTNLCTLQRNKKIKKMANLEIFRYFPTPIKYRNYEAKILYSLQNCKHVIKLLGVCSLGQGEESLILQYCPGGSLEKYIYYDEKKKINKQNKHLSRPQVVKIFQQIAKGMYEIHSNNFFHRDIKLSNILLDENKNAIISDFGLSTYFSLNDSPSAYAIYGNIFYAAPEVLKGEGFFKESDVWSFGVSLWEALTKKIAYDGLSSSETFCKISSGELHLPIPNDIPKDLSDLLKSVLEYDFTKRPLFDVIARKLEQIWEAAEKRLHFDMISFLDG